AGGTTGCGATAAAAAGCGCTGGATTTTTCTAGCACGAGCTACTGTTAGTTTATCTTCCTCAGAGAGTTCGTCCATACCAAGAATTGCGATAATATCTTGCAAATCTTTATATTTCTGAAGTATTCTCTGCACCTCACGCGCAACCATATAATGTTCTTCACCAATGATTTTCGGATCAACAATTCTAGAAGTTGAATCGAGCGGATCAACCGCAGGATAAATTCCAAGCTCCGCAATCTGACGCGATAAAACCGTTGTTGCATCTAAGTGAGAGAATGAAGTTGCCGGTGCAGGGTCAGTCAAATCGTCCGCAGGAACATAAATCGCCTGAACAGATGTAATTGAACCTTTATTTGTTGAGGTAATTCTTTCTTGCAAAGCACCCATTTCAGTTGAAAGAGTTGGCTGATAACCAACCGCTGAAGGGATACGGCCAAGAAGGGCAGAAACCTCAGAGCCCGCTTGCGTAAAACGGAAAACGTTATCCATAAAGAAAAGAACATCTTGCCCTTCTTGATCACGGAAATATTCTGCCATTGTTAAACCAGTTAGAGCAACTCTTGCACGCGCCCCTGGTGGTTCATTCATCTGGCCATAAACAAGGGCAGCTTTAGATTTTTTGTAATCATTAGGATCAATAACGCCAGATTCCATCATTTCGTGGTATAAATCATTACCTTCACGAGTTCTTTCACCAACGCCTGCGAATACTGAATATCCGCCGTGAGCTTTAGCAATATTGTTAATTAATTCCATAATAAGAACGGTTTTACCAACGCCTGCACCGCCGAATAAGCCAACTTTACCGCCCTTTGAATAAGGTGCTAGTAGGTCAATAACTTTGATACCAGTTACAAGAATTTCTGTTTCAGTTGATTGCTCAGCGAAACTCGGTGCTTTTTGGTGGATTGAAGCTGTTTGCGTTGCAGAACAAGCCCCTTTTCCATCAATGGTATTGCCCACAACATCAAAAATTCTACCCAAAGTTTCAGGGCCAACTGGAACTGAAATTGGCTTGCCTAAATCAATAACTTCAGCACCACGTACCAAACCATCAGTTGAATCCATCGCAATGCAACGCACTGAATTTTCACCCAAATGTTGGGCAACTTCCATCACGAGAGTTTTTCCATCATTTTGCGTTTCAAGTGCGTTCAAAATCTGTGGCAATTTGCCACTTTCAAATTGAACATCAACCACCGCTGATATTACTTGTGTTATTTTTCCTTTGTTTGCTGTCATTTTTACTCCTTCAAATTTATTTAATTTTACTTAATTGCTGCCTTATTGAAGCTATAACTTCATCTTCCCAGTTATTACTTGTAACATTTGTTTTTAATTTTGCCCTACTTTCAACTTCAATTTTATGAGAGGGAGCATTTTTTGGAGGAGAAATAAATACACCAACAACTTCACCATAACTGAACAAGCTCATTCCAGAACTTGCTAAGATTTGACCACTTTGCCTGTCTTCTTTTGAAATTGTTAAAACTTTTTCAATCTCAGCTGATTGGTCACCTGTAGTTTGCCTAACAGCTGCTAAAGATGAATTCCATACTTGATCATAAGTGTAACCATCTACTACAAATGATTTTCCAGTTCTCCCTGAACCCAAATCATTCATTGAAGTGCAAGATGACAACCCCAAAACAAAAAGTAATAATAGCTTTTTCATAAAATTTTGCTTTTTTTATTCTTATAAATAGCAATATCCTAAAGTGCCTCCGCCCCTGAAATAATCTCAATCAATTCTTTCGTAATATTAGCTTGGCGAGTGCGGTTATATTGCAAGCTTAATTTATTTATCATCTCACCTGCGTTTTTAGTGGCGTTATCCATAGCACTCATCCTTGCACCCTGCTCAGAAGCCGAGTTTTCAAGGAGTGATGTAAAAATTTGCACTGAAATATTTTTTGGTAAAAGCGTTTTTAGAATAGATTCTTCATCTGGTTCATACTCATAAACTGATTTAGAATTATCCTTGTTATTATCATTCGCTTCAAC
The Rickettsiales bacterium genome window above contains:
- the atpD gene encoding F0F1 ATP synthase subunit beta, whose amino-acid sequence is MTANKGKITQVISAVVDVQFESGKLPQILNALETQNDGKTLVMEVAQHLGENSVRCIAMDSTDGLVRGAEVIDLGKPISVPVGPETLGRIFDVVGNTIDGKGACSATQTASIHQKAPSFAEQSTETEILVTGIKVIDLLAPYSKGGKVGLFGGAGVGKTVLIMELINNIAKAHGGYSVFAGVGERTREGNDLYHEMMESGVIDPNDYKKSKAALVYGQMNEPPGARARVALTGLTMAEYFRDQEGQDVLFFMDNVFRFTQAGSEVSALLGRIPSAVGYQPTLSTEMGALQERITSTNKGSITSVQAIYVPADDLTDPAPATSFSHLDATTVLSRQIAELGIYPAVDPLDSTSRIVDPKIIGEEHYMVAREVQRILQKYKDLQDIIAILGMDELSEEDKLTVARARKIQRFLSQPFHVAEVFTGAPGKLVSLADTIKGFKEIIEGKHDDLPESAFYMVGNIDEAIAKAKKLAAEAA